Within the Candidatus Acidiferrales bacterium genome, the region TTGCACACGCACCGATCGTGATCAGTGCCGAACATGATTTTCGGATTTCCCGGATGTGTTCCACATCGTGAGGGGTGGTTATGCTGCCTTCCACTATCCCGATGTCGTACGGACCTTTAAGCATTCTCGAACTCGCTTCGGGAAAGAATGCTATGTCGATTGCATTTGCCACCGCGAGAAGTTCGTCTTCCGCATCGAGAAGAGAAAGCTGGCAGCCATCGCAAGACGCAAATTTGAAAACGGCTACCTTTGGCTTTTTGTCCGTTGAACGACTTGGCATATTAAATTTCCTTTTTCTCAAGTAAGTGATATACTTCCGGCAATCGAAAAACGGGTCCATCTTTGCATATGAACTTCGGACCAAATTGACAATGTCCGCAAAGTCCAACACCGCATTTCATATTTCTTTCCATTGATATGTAGATTTGTTCCGGCGTAAGCCCCCTTCGCTGGAGCTCTTCGACGGTAAATTTCATCATGACTTCCGGACCGCACACCATGGCGACGGTCTCCCTGGAGTCCATTTTGATATAAGAAAACAAATTTGTAACGACCCCAATGTAACCCTTCCAAGTCCAGTCGCCGCGGTCAACAGTTATGATCACATCGGTATTTGGCAGCTTGCTCCATTGTTCAAGCTCAACTCGGTACAACAAATCCAGCGGACTTCTCGCTCCGTAGAGAATTATTATTCTTCCAAATTCATCCCGTCTCCGTATGAGCGAATAGATGACTGGCCTCAATGGGGCTAGCCCGATTCCACCGGCTGCGATGCATATGTCCTTGCCAACCGCCTCCTCCAGCGGCCAGCCGCCTCCGTAAGGACCCCGTATCCCTATCAAGTCTCCCCGCCTGACTTTGGATAGCGCAGACGTCACTGTTCCAACGCGATGAATTGTGTGTGCCAGTATGTTCGGTTTTGCAGGATCCGAGCTTATGGAAATGGCGGATTCTCCAATCCCGAAGGCGTAAACCATATTAAACTGGCCCGGTAAGAATGAAAATCCTCTTCCGTCGTTCTGTGGAGGATCGATGAGAAGAGTGAACGTATCGTCGGTTTCCCAGATGACCCGTCGAATCACGGCCAACGATGGAGCCATTGGGCTTTCGATGTCGACCGTGTTTTCAATAATTGTTTCGCTCAATTAAGTAGACTCCGATAAATTGTGAATTAGGTTTCATGATGACCAAAACTTGTCACTTCTGCTGAATTTGCGCCGGACTCAGATCCGATGAACTTTTCTTTTTTTTGCCCCCTTGTGCGCTTTCTTATTTGATTTCTGTTTTATCGTAGGTCGACGATGTTTAGTGTGCCAACGGGATTCTGCTGGGGCCGATCCATAAATGTCAAGAAGTTGCAGGCGCGTTGCTGCAAGTCGCCTTTCTAGGACCTCTGAAAATCTCCGTAGCATTTCATATCCGAAATGGTTGTCAGTTTCGCATTTCGTTCTCAAACAGCTCGCGTCAATTGAAAAAGCATGGACTTGTTCGAGAGCAATTGCATCGAAGTGCCATTTGAATGGAGAGATGAGCCACGACCATCCTAACACTTCGCCGGGGCCGACCGTTTGGATCCTGATTGTTCCCTTTTCACCTGCTTGAGTTTCAAGTACGACCCTGCCGCTTCGTACCAGGAAAAAGAGTTTTGCGTCATCACCCTCACGGAAAAGCCGCGTCCCTTCCTTGAAGACGATGTTGGACGCACATGACGTCAAGGTCTTGACGAGGCTTTCATCCATGTTGCTAAGAAATGGATGCTTGTGTAATGACTCGGTTAGATCTTGCGGTTCCATGCTCACCTTCCTTTTTCGTTAAGCGCCTCTTATTGAATTTATTTCGGCTGTTAAGTCGATGCCGACGGGACACCAAGTGATGCATCTTCCGCACCCAACGCATCCAAGTACGCCGAATTGTTCCATCCATGACGAAAATTTATGCGTCAACCATTGCCGGTATCTCGACTTTGGTGTTATTCGGAAGTTACCTCCTGCCACCTTTGAAAAGTCCATGGTGTAACAAGAATCCCATTTTCTCACCCGCTCCGCTTTGTTGCCGGTAATGTCTGTAATGTCCTCGACGGCGAAGCAAAAGCAGGTCGGACATACCATGGTACAGTTGCCGCAAGTCAAACATCTCTTCGCTATGTTGTCCCAGTGCGGGTGGTCCAAATTATTGGATAAGATCTTCGGAAGATCGGAGGTCTCCACGGATTTCTTCATCTTGTTTTCCGCGTGTTTGACAAGCCTTGACGCGTCGCTTATCTCCTGTTCGGTTGCATCCGAAGGGTTGGTCTGTTCCATGACGGCTGCGCCTTTGTCGCTTCCGACTTCCGCCACAAAGTAATGCTCTCCCTTGTTCACAACCTCGGTTAGTGCGAGATCGAAGCCGGTTTTCGACCTCGGTCCCGTTTTCAAGGACGAGCAAAAACAGTTTTCCGTAGTTTCAGTGCAATTTACTGCGACGATAAACAAATCTTTGCGTCGCAGTTTATAATCTTCGTCTCCATACTCTTCCGAGTTAAATATCAGGTCCTGAATGAGAATTGC harbors:
- a CDS encoding FAD/NAD(P)-binding protein; translated protein: MSETIIENTVDIESPMAPSLAVIRRVIWETDDTFTLLIDPPQNDGRGFSFLPGQFNMVYAFGIGESAISISSDPAKPNILAHTIHRVGTVTSALSKVRRGDLIGIRGPYGGGWPLEEAVGKDICIAAGGIGLAPLRPVIYSLIRRRDEFGRIIILYGARSPLDLLYRVELEQWSKLPNTDVIITVDRGDWTWKGYIGVVTNLFSYIKMDSRETVAMVCGPEVMMKFTVEELQRRGLTPEQIYISMERNMKCGVGLCGHCQFGPKFICKDGPVFRLPEVYHLLEKKEI
- a CDS encoding cyclic nucleotide-binding domain-containing protein, with translation MEPQDLTESLHKHPFLSNMDESLVKTLTSCASNIVFKEGTRLFREGDDAKLFFLVRSGRVVLETQAGEKGTIRIQTVGPGEVLGWSWLISPFKWHFDAIALEQVHAFSIDASCLRTKCETDNHFGYEMLRRFSEVLERRLAATRLQLLDIYGSAPAESRWHTKHRRPTIKQKSNKKAHKGAKKRKVHRI
- a CDS encoding 4Fe-4S dicluster domain-containing protein; this translates as MNTIFKLSEENFHKLFTALKSKDYTLVAPVVHDGAIIYDKVESPDELPVGWTDQQSPSTYRLSRETRGKYFGFHTAPQSWKRFLYPPKRSLFQMKRNGKSLEFLKETTLRPKYAFIGVRPCELNAILIQDLIFNSEEYGDEDYKLRRKDLFIVAVNCTETTENCFCSSLKTGPRSKTGFDLALTEVVNKGEHYFVAEVGSDKGAAVMEQTNPSDATEQEISDASRLVKHAENKMKKSVETSDLPKILSNNLDHPHWDNIAKRCLTCGNCTMVCPTCFCFAVEDITDITGNKAERVRKWDSCYTMDFSKVAGGNFRITPKSRYRQWLTHKFSSWMEQFGVLGCVGCGRCITWCPVGIDLTAEINSIRGA